A region from the Candidatus Thiothrix putei genome encodes:
- a CDS encoding HNH endonuclease, with amino-acid sequence MTITADIRQQVHQRAGCACEFCGVTEESAASELTIDHYQPQAKGGSDDIENLVYSCPKCNNFKSDDWPVDDQPALWNPRVDPATHAPTMSFPVAGTLMIEPTESEPKAELDRFCDAMIAIREEIRKVQEGVWPLDNNPLVNAPHTLDDLVNAWERPYSQTEAVFPQGVSPTAKYWPTVNRIDNVYGDRNLVCSCPSVDSYR; translated from the coding sequence ATGACCATAACGGCAGATATTCGTCAGCAAGTACACCAACGGGCAGGCTGTGCTTGTGAATTTTGTGGTGTTACGGAAGAGAGTGCCGCCAGCGAGTTGACGATTGATCACTACCAGCCACAGGCCAAAGGTGGCAGCGACGACATTGAGAATTTGGTCTATAGCTGTCCGAAATGTAACAACTTCAAATCAGATGATTGGCCTGTCGATGATCAGCCTGCTTTGTGGAATCCCCGCGTTGATCCGGCAACACATGCGCCTACCATGTCGTTTCCGGTGGCGGGTACGCTGATGATCGAGCCGACCGAATCCGAGCCGAAAGCCGAGCTTGACCGTTTTTGCGATGCGATGATTGCGATTCGGGAAGAGATTCGTAAGGTGCAGGAGGGCGTGTGGCCTCTCGACAATAATCCGCTGGTGAATGCGCCGCATACGCTGGATGATTTGGTGAATGCTTGGGAACGCCCTTACAGCCAGACCGAGGCGGTGTTCCCGCAGGGTGTTAGCCCGACGGCGAAGTATTGGCCTACCGTGAACCGGATTGATAATGTGTACGGGGATCGGAATTTGGTGTGTTCTTGTCCGAGTGTGGATAGTTATCGGTAA
- a CDS encoding putative adenosine monophosphate-protein transferase Fic: MHSKHEIAEDPACYSGTSTLVNKLGLQDSRTLAEADAVLSYLRAESFETRLQVFDLPALQAIHHHLFQDLYPWAGELRSTDLSKGNTRFCAAAYIATEANKLLGKLAEENWLVGVPLSAFVERLAHYYCELNVIHPFREGNGRTQRLFFDLLAINAGFGLDWAKVECSEWVEANIAGYAGDLPPLQALFERIVVSV; this comes from the coding sequence ATGCACAGCAAGCATGAGATAGCCGAAGACCCCGCCTGTTACAGCGGCACAAGCACGCTGGTCAACAAGCTGGGCTTGCAGGACAGCCGCACCTTGGCAGAGGCAGACGCGGTGTTGAGTTACCTACGCGCTGAATCCTTCGAGACGCGCTTGCAGGTATTTGATTTGCCAGCCTTGCAAGCCATTCACCACCACCTGTTCCAAGACTTGTACCCGTGGGCAGGCGAATTGCGTTCCACTGACCTCAGCAAGGGCAATACCCGCTTTTGTGCCGCCGCTTACATTGCAACCGAAGCCAACAAACTGCTGGGCAAACTGGCAGAGGAAAACTGGCTGGTCGGTGTGCCACTATCCGCCTTTGTGGAACGGCTGGCACATTACTACTGCGAACTGAACGTGATTCACCCCTTCCGCGAAGGTAACGGACGGACGCAACGCCTGTTTTTTGATTTGCTGGCAATCAACGCCGGATTCGGGCTGGATTGGGCAAAGGTCGAGTGTAGCGAGTGGGTAGAGGCGAATATTGCGGGGTATGCGGGTGACTTGCCGCCGTTACAAGCCTTGTTTGAACGAATTGTGGTGTCTGTGTAA
- a CDS encoding YhfG family protein, whose amino-acid sequence MTTVFLSGSITITRLNNVILARLQNIIDKQFAIVVGDANGADKALQKHLTTLQYPHVTVFCAGNVCRNNLGNWSVKHISVDANITGRAFYTQKDKAMAQLADYGFVLWDGKSPGSFNNVLAFLKQRKKALVYFAPDNAFYPVSSVDDARTLLDKCDPAAVAEIDKKIKLTATLQTLDGMAQNTLSFAAPSPDERKQRYYQATRNHNYRASLRLEGLSLPDDIAALPLPVTAQGIATLIQQTKDRYAQQA is encoded by the coding sequence ATGACCACGGTATTTCTATCAGGCTCAATCACCATTACTCGTTTGAACAACGTCATACTGGCACGTTTGCAAAACATCATTGATAAACAGTTTGCCATTGTGGTGGGCGATGCCAACGGCGCAGACAAGGCATTGCAAAAACACCTGACGACCTTGCAATACCCACACGTCACGGTATTTTGTGCCGGAAATGTTTGCCGCAATAATCTGGGTAACTGGTCTGTCAAACACATCAGTGTGGATGCCAATATAACCGGACGCGCTTTTTACACCCAAAAAGATAAAGCAATGGCGCAGCTTGCCGATTACGGTTTTGTGCTATGGGATGGCAAAAGCCCCGGTTCATTCAATAATGTGCTGGCGTTTTTGAAACAGCGCAAAAAAGCCTTGGTCTATTTCGCCCCGGATAACGCATTTTATCCCGTTTCCAGCGTAGACGATGCCCGCACCTTATTGGATAAATGCGACCCCGCAGCCGTCGCGGAAATAGACAAAAAGATCAAACTGACCGCCACCTTGCAAACACTGGATGGCATGGCACAAAACACCCTCAGCTTTGCCGCACCATCGCCGGATGAGCGCAAACAGCGTTATTATCAAGCAACCCGCAACCACAATTACCGCGCCAGTTTGCGGCTGGAAGGGCTATCCTTACCGGATGACATTGCCGCTTTGCCCTTGCCAGTAACGGCGCAAGGCATAGCAACCCTGATCCAGCAAACCAAAGACCGCTATGCACAGCAAGCATGA
- a CDS encoding ComF family protein, translating into MTIELKGNWKRGFAYDVHTLDSVYMGVDEHGHDSWQTTRSEMGELLYRLKYQGDASVVGQIVDILGKYKGLETMDAIIPVPSTNKQRKIQPVLVIAQALAKRINVPVLDNALQKQTGGQELKNVDDPQERQALLKTSLTLNPNANLAGKNILLLDDLYRSGSTLTVATDILYQQANVKNVFVLVMTKTRSKR; encoded by the coding sequence ATGACCATCGAACTGAAAGGTAACTGGAAACGCGGCTTTGCCTACGATGTGCATACGCTGGACAGCGTGTACATGGGCGTGGATGAGCATGGTCACGATTCTTGGCAAACCACCCGCAGCGAGATGGGTGAGTTGCTCTATCGCCTGAAATATCAGGGTGATGCGTCAGTCGTGGGGCAGATTGTCGATATACTCGGCAAGTACAAGGGGCTGGAAACGATGGATGCCATTATTCCTGTGCCATCCACCAATAAGCAGCGCAAGATTCAACCCGTACTCGTAATCGCCCAAGCCTTAGCCAAGCGGATCAATGTGCCAGTGCTGGACAATGCTTTGCAAAAGCAAACGGGCGGACAAGAACTGAAAAACGTTGACGACCCGCAAGAACGGCAAGCTTTGCTGAAAACCTCCCTGACATTAAATCCCAACGCTAATCTGGCTGGAAAGAATATCCTGCTGCTCGATGATCTTTACCGTTCTGGTTCAACCCTGACAGTTGCCACCGATATTCTGTATCAACAAGCCAATGTGAAAAATGTTTTTGTGCTGGTAATGACCAAAACCCGGAGTAAACGATGA
- a CDS encoding transposase translates to MNSTERALIAQRWSLLQIEILPCFNDAFGTLTPKLEKLIHVLELTRIEDFVRSFRDGSGRPATERSWFANAFVAKSVLNIVNTRALIDRLQNDRSLRRICGFPLTKKLPSESTFSRAFAEFAEQRLAERVHETLVKTYLGDALIGHLCRDSTAIEARERPVAEEKPKKKQGQTRIQRQREQSLQQALDEIPVQCNRGTKKNAQGYKHSWNGYKLHIDTADCGVPIAAILSSASFHDSGAAIPLSQISAQRVTSLYDLMDAAYCSADLHEYSRHLGHVPLIDHNPRGGQKEAFEPADAERYKIRSTVERTNARLKDEFGGRNVWVQGAQKVYSHLMFGILVLSADQLMRVLL, encoded by the coding sequence ATGAATTCTACCGAACGCGCCCTGATTGCACAACGCTGGAGTTTGCTGCAAATTGAAATACTGCCTTGCTTCAATGATGCCTTTGGCACATTGACCCCCAAGCTTGAAAAGCTCATTCACGTACTGGAGCTGACGCGCATTGAAGATTTTGTGCGCTCTTTTCGTGATGGGTCTGGACGGCCAGCGACGGAGCGATCTTGGTTTGCCAATGCTTTTGTCGCCAAAAGCGTGCTCAATATTGTCAATACGCGAGCACTCATTGACCGGCTGCAAAACGATCGCTCCCTGCGACGCATCTGCGGGTTTCCCCTGACCAAGAAACTGCCTTCCGAATCCACCTTTTCACGTGCCTTCGCTGAATTTGCTGAACAGCGTTTAGCGGAACGTGTGCATGAAACGTTGGTGAAAACGTATTTGGGCGATGCGCTGATCGGCCACCTGTGTCGGGATTCAACAGCCATTGAGGCACGTGAACGGCCTGTTGCCGAGGAAAAGCCAAAGAAAAAACAAGGGCAAACACGGATTCAGCGCCAACGGGAACAGTCACTTCAGCAAGCACTCGATGAGATACCGGTTCAGTGTAACCGGGGGACGAAGAAGAATGCCCAAGGCTACAAGCACAGTTGGAACGGCTACAAACTGCATATCGATACCGCCGATTGTGGTGTCCCGATAGCAGCCATTCTGTCTTCCGCCTCCTTTCACGACAGCGGGGCAGCCATCCCACTCTCTCAAATCAGTGCCCAACGTGTCACCAGTCTCTACGACCTGATGGATGCGGCCTATTGCAGTGCTGATTTGCACGAATACAGCCGTCATCTGGGGCATGTCCCTCTGATTGATCACAATCCTCGCGGCGGACAGAAAGAAGCGTTTGAACCTGCTGATGCCGAGCGTTACAAAATTCGCAGCACCGTAGAACGAACCAATGCCCGCCTGAAGGATGAATTTGGTGGTCGGAATGTGTGGGTGCAAGGTGCGCAAAAAGTTTACAGCCACTTGATGTTTGGGATTTTGGTGTTGAGTGCTGATCAACTGATGCGTGTCTTGTTATAA
- the gcvP gene encoding aminomethyl-transferring glycine dehydrogenase, which yields MTTLYELEQHDDFIARHIGPNEADTAAMLQTVGAESLDALIDSTVPASIRLSAPLAIDDSRSEAETLAYLKTLAAQNTVAKSYIGMGYYDTVVPPVILRNVLENPGWYTAYTPYQPEISQGRLEGLLNYQQMVTDLTGMDIANASLLDEATAAAEAMTLCKRSNKLKSDKFFVGEDVHPQTIDVLKTRAEHFGFELVIGNPYSELAGHEVFGVLLQYPSTTGEVVDIEALIKQAHAQKALVCVASDLMALVMLKAPGEMGADVVVGNSQRFGVPMGFGGPHAAFFAVKDAFKRTMPGRVIGVSIDSHGKQALRMAMQTREQHIRREKATSNICTAQALLANMAGFYAVYHGAAGLKTIAGRIHRLTNILAKGLQQKGVQLLNDTWFDTLTVVTNPPSPALPPQGVKGAIPVNFRQFDNGNIGISIDERKTRADITELFDVLLGAGHGLDVDALDAAVIAEGFSGIPSGYQRTSAFLTHPVFNSHHSESEMLRYLKRLENKDFSLAHGMIPLGSCTMKLNATTEMLPVTWSEFADIHPFAPQEQTVGYRAMIKELEDWLVEITGYDAISMQPNSGAQGEYAGLVAIRRYQASIGQGHRDVCLIPSSAHGTNPASAAMVSLKVVVVECDANGNVDVADLRAKAEKHADDLSCLMVTYPSTHGVFEQDIVEICDIVHQFGGQVYMDGANMNAQVGLSKPGKMGSDVSHLNLHKTFAIPHGGGGPGMGPIGVKAHLAPFLSSHAVTPPDGVALGNSAVSAAPYGSGAILPISWAYIKLMGAAGLQRATEMAILNANYMMQRLAEHYPVLFRGANGRVAHECIIDIRPLKAASGIDESDIAKRLMDYGFHAPTMSFPVAGTLMIEPTESEPKAELDRFCDAMIAIREEIRKVQEGVWPLDNNPLVNAPHTLDDLVNAWERPYSQTEAVFPQGVSPTAKYWPTVNRIDNVYGDRNLVCSCPSVDSYR from the coding sequence ATGACAACCTTGTACGAACTTGAACAACACGATGATTTTATTGCCCGCCACATTGGCCCCAACGAGGCAGACACAGCGGCAATGCTGCAAACCGTGGGTGCGGAATCGCTGGATGCGCTGATTGACAGCACTGTGCCTGCGAGCATTCGCTTGTCAGCCCCGTTGGCGATTGACGACAGCCGTTCCGAAGCCGAAACGCTGGCTTACCTGAAAACACTGGCGGCACAAAACACGGTTGCTAAGTCGTACATCGGTATGGGTTATTACGATACGGTTGTGCCGCCGGTCATTTTGCGTAATGTCTTGGAAAACCCCGGTTGGTACACCGCGTATACGCCGTATCAGCCGGAAATTTCCCAAGGGCGGCTGGAAGGCTTGCTCAATTACCAGCAGATGGTCACGGATTTGACGGGCATGGACATTGCCAACGCCTCCTTGTTGGATGAAGCGACCGCAGCGGCGGAAGCAATGACGCTGTGTAAGCGTTCCAACAAGCTCAAATCGGACAAGTTTTTTGTGGGTGAGGACGTGCATCCGCAAACCATTGATGTGCTGAAAACCCGTGCGGAACATTTCGGGTTTGAACTGGTGATCGGCAACCCGTATAGCGAGTTGGCGGGGCATGAAGTGTTTGGTGTGTTGCTGCAATACCCTAGCACCACCGGCGAAGTCGTTGATATTGAAGCCTTGATCAAACAGGCGCACGCGCAAAAAGCCTTGGTTTGTGTGGCTTCGGATTTGATGGCGTTGGTGATGTTGAAAGCTCCCGGCGAAATGGGTGCGGATGTTGTGGTCGGTAACTCGCAGCGTTTCGGCGTGCCAATGGGTTTCGGGGGGCCTCATGCGGCGTTTTTTGCGGTGAAGGATGCGTTTAAGCGCACCATGCCGGGGCGGGTGATTGGGGTTTCGATTGATAGTCATGGCAAGCAGGCGTTGCGGATGGCGATGCAGACCCGTGAACAGCATATCCGGCGTGAGAAGGCGACTTCCAACATTTGTACGGCGCAGGCGTTGCTGGCGAATATGGCGGGCTTCTACGCGGTGTATCACGGTGCGGCAGGGTTGAAGACGATTGCGGGGCGGATTCATCGGTTGACGAATATTCTGGCGAAGGGCTTGCAGCAGAAAGGTGTCCAACTGTTGAATGACACTTGGTTTGATACGCTGACTGTCGTCACCAACCCCCCATCCCCAGCCCTTCCCCCGCAAGGGGTGAAGGGGGCAATACCCGTTAATTTCCGTCAGTTCGACAATGGCAACATCGGTATCAGTATTGATGAGCGCAAAACCCGCGCTGACATCACCGAGCTGTTCGATGTGTTGCTGGGGGCGGGGCATGGGTTGGATGTGGATGCGTTGGATGCTGCGGTTATCGCGGAAGGTTTCAGCGGGATTCCGTCCGGCTACCAGCGCACGAGCGCGTTTCTGACGCATCCGGTGTTTAATTCGCACCATTCGGAATCAGAAATGTTGCGCTATTTGAAGCGCTTGGAGAATAAGGATTTCTCGTTGGCGCACGGCATGATCCCGTTGGGTTCTTGCACCATGAAGTTGAATGCGACCACGGAAATGCTGCCGGTTACTTGGTCAGAGTTTGCGGATATTCACCCGTTTGCGCCGCAGGAGCAGACCGTGGGTTATCGCGCCATGATCAAGGAGTTGGAAGATTGGTTGGTGGAAATCACCGGCTATGATGCGATTTCGATGCAGCCGAATTCGGGGGCGCAGGGCGAATACGCAGGGCTGGTGGCGATCCGTCGTTATCAGGCGAGTATTGGGCAGGGGCATCGGGATGTGTGTTTGATTCCGAGTTCGGCGCATGGCACGAATCCGGCTTCGGCGGCGATGGTGAGCCTGAAGGTGGTGGTGGTCGAGTGCGACGCGAACGGTAACGTGGATGTGGCGGATTTGCGTGCCAAGGCGGAAAAACACGCCGACGACCTGTCATGCTTGATGGTGACTTATCCGTCTACGCACGGGGTGTTTGAGCAGGACATCGTGGAAATTTGCGACATTGTGCATCAGTTCGGTGGGCAGGTGTACATGGATGGCGCGAACATGAATGCGCAAGTGGGCTTGTCGAAACCGGGCAAGATGGGGTCGGATGTGTCGCATTTGAACTTGCACAAGACCTTTGCGATTCCGCACGGCGGCGGTGGCCCTGGCATGGGGCCGATTGGGGTGAAGGCGCACCTTGCACCGTTTTTGTCCAGCCATGCGGTGACTCCGCCGGATGGGGTTGCGCTGGGGAATAGTGCGGTGTCGGCTGCTCCTTATGGTAGCGGGGCGATTTTGCCGATTTCGTGGGCGTACATTAAGTTGATGGGCGCGGCGGGTTTGCAGCGGGCGACGGAGATGGCGATTTTGAACGCCAATTACATGATGCAACGCTTGGCTGAGCATTATCCGGTGCTGTTTAGGGGGGCGAATGGGCGGGTGGCGCATGAGTGCATTATCGACATTCGTCCGTTGAAGGCGGCTTCGGGGATTGATGAGTCGGACATTGCTAAACGCTTGATGGATTACGGTTTCCACGCGCCTACCATGTCGTTTCCGGTGGCGGGTACGCTGATGATCGAGCCGACCGAATCCGAGCCGAAAGCCGAGCTTGACCGTTTTTGCGATGCGATGATTGCGATTCGGGAAGAGATTCGTAAGGTGCAGGAGGGCGTGTGGCCTCTCGACAATAATCCGCTGGTGAATGCGCCGCATACGCTGGATGATTTGGTGAATGCTTGGGAACGCCCTTACAGCCAGACCGAGGCGGTGTTCCCGCAGGGTGTTAGCCCGACGGCGAAGTATTGGCCTACCGTGAACCGGATTGATAATGTGTATGGGGATCGGAATTTGGTGTGTTCTTGTCCGAGTGTGGATAGTTACCGGTAG
- the gcvH gene encoding glycine cleavage system protein GcvH, whose translation MSNVPSDLKYTKSHEWVRDNGDGTVTVGITDHAQELLGDLVHVDLPEVGTEFGAEDGCAVAESVKAASDIYAPVPGVIIESNEAVQDSPELINSDPYGDGWLFVMRVDDEDALGELMDADAYKAECDE comes from the coding sequence ATGAGCAATGTTCCATCCGATTTGAAATACACCAAATCCCACGAGTGGGTACGTGATAACGGCGACGGCACTGTTACTGTCGGCATTACTGATCACGCGCAAGAGTTGCTGGGTGATTTGGTACACGTTGATTTACCAGAAGTTGGCACTGAATTCGGTGCGGAAGACGGTTGCGCGGTCGCGGAATCGGTCAAGGCAGCATCTGATATTTACGCGCCTGTTCCGGGTGTCATTATCGAGAGCAATGAAGCGGTGCAAGACTCGCCGGAACTGATCAATTCCGACCCTTACGGTGACGGCTGGCTGTTCGTCATGCGCGTGGATGACGAAGACGCGCTGGGCGAATTGATGGATGCAGACGCATACAAAGCGGAATGTGACGAGTAA
- the gcvT gene encoding glycine cleavage system aminomethyltransferase GcvT codes for MQRTALYAKHLESGAKMVDFAGWEMPIHYGSQLQEHHQVRNDAGMFDVSHMVILDLVGAQSKAFLQYLLANNVDKLKESGKALYSCMLTPEGTVIDDLIVYFITETQWRIVVNAGTRDKDIAWMQQQIANFDATLTERDDLSMIAAQGPNARAKVLGIMPADEVAIVEPLKTFYGAFVNDWFIARTGYTGEDGFEMMFPNEQAHKVWDALLAAGIKPIGLGARDTLRLEAGMNLYGTDMDETTSPLVSGLGWTIGWQPEDRDFIGRSALEAQKAAGVPQKFVGLVLEGKGVLRSHMKVICEGGEGETTSGTFSPTLGLAIALARVPASCGETCEVDIRGKLHPAKVVKPVFARNGKSVLN; via the coding sequence ATGCAACGTACTGCACTTTACGCCAAGCACCTTGAATCAGGTGCGAAAATGGTCGATTTCGCGGGCTGGGAAATGCCCATCCACTACGGCTCACAACTGCAAGAACACCACCAAGTCCGCAATGACGCGGGCATGTTTGATGTGTCGCACATGGTCATCCTCGACCTCGTGGGGGCGCAATCCAAAGCCTTTTTGCAATACCTGCTCGCCAATAACGTTGATAAGCTGAAAGAGTCCGGCAAGGCGTTGTATAGCTGCATGTTGACCCCCGAAGGCACGGTGATTGACGATTTGATCGTGTATTTCATCACCGAAACCCAATGGCGCATCGTGGTGAATGCTGGCACTCGCGACAAAGACATTGCGTGGATGCAGCAGCAAATCGCCAACTTTGATGCCACTCTGACCGAACGTGATGATCTTTCCATGATTGCCGCGCAAGGCCCGAATGCACGCGCCAAAGTGCTGGGTATTATGCCTGCGGATGAAGTGGCTATTGTTGAACCGCTGAAAACCTTCTACGGCGCATTCGTCAACGACTGGTTCATTGCCCGCACCGGCTACACCGGCGAAGACGGCTTTGAAATGATGTTCCCCAACGAACAAGCCCACAAAGTGTGGGATGCGTTGTTAGCCGCTGGTATCAAACCCATCGGCTTGGGCGCACGCGACACCTTGCGTTTGGAAGCGGGCATGAACCTTTACGGCACAGACATGGACGAAACCACTTCCCCATTAGTGTCGGGTTTGGGTTGGACAATCGGTTGGCAGCCGGAAGACCGTGACTTTATCGGGCGTAGCGCGTTGGAAGCTCAAAAAGCCGCTGGTGTGCCGCAAAAGTTCGTCGGGCTGGTGCTGGAAGGCAAGGGCGTATTGCGCAGCCATATGAAAGTTATTTGTGAAGGCGGTGAGGGAGAAACCACCAGCGGCACATTTTCGCCTACACTCGGCTTAGCGATTGCGCTGGCGCGAGTTCCGGCGAGCTGCGGTGAGACTTGCGAGGTCGATATTCGTGGCAAATTGCACCCGGCAAAAGTAGTGAAGCCGGTTTTCGCACGCAATGGCAAATCTGTTTTAAATTAA
- a CDS encoding Na+/H+ antiporter subunit E, with product MSKGKSTVRDTVVLFATLMLFWLMLSGTLTADVLLVGAVVSLLIALLYPNGLSFFTEFRFTPAAIVAGFRYYGYFFKELVKSNLTLAGIVLSPSLPIAPTIVKVRTKLKSRMGRLMLANSITLTPGTLSVELEGEWLYVHCVSVGATEVEAATAEIVSGFESYLEVMYG from the coding sequence ATGAGCAAGGGCAAATCCACGGTGCGCGATACCGTCGTCCTGTTTGCGACCTTAATGTTGTTCTGGTTAATGCTAAGCGGCACGCTAACGGCGGATGTTTTGTTGGTCGGTGCAGTCGTCTCGCTGTTAATTGCGCTGCTCTACCCCAATGGTTTGTCGTTTTTTACCGAGTTTCGGTTTACCCCGGCGGCAATCGTTGCGGGTTTTCGCTACTACGGTTACTTCTTTAAAGAACTGGTCAAATCCAATCTGACCTTGGCGGGCATTGTGCTTTCGCCTTCGCTGCCGATTGCGCCCACCATCGTTAAAGTACGCACCAAACTGAAAAGCCGGATGGGGCGCTTAATGCTGGCGAATTCCATTACCCTGACACCGGGAACGCTCAGCGTTGAGCTGGAGGGTGAATGGCTGTATGTGCATTGCGTCAGCGTGGGAGCAACCGAGGTGGAAGCAGCAACAGCGGAAATTGTCAGCGGTTTTGAGTCCTATCTTGAGGTGATGTATGGTTGA
- a CDS encoding monovalent cation/H+ antiporter complex subunit F encodes MVELLIAVAAVIAGIAFLLALGRFILGPSRLDRVVAFDVLTVISITFIVLAALLEERGIYLDVALVYALLSFLGVIAIARYFEGRF; translated from the coding sequence ATGGTTGAGCTATTGATTGCTGTGGCGGCAGTCATCGCCGGAATAGCGTTTTTACTGGCATTGGGGCGGTTTATTTTGGGACCGTCGCGCTTGGATAGGGTGGTGGCATTTGATGTGCTAACCGTGATTAGCATTACCTTTATTGTGCTGGCGGCATTGTTGGAAGAACGCGGTATTTATTTGGATGTGGCGTTGGTTTACGCGCTGCTGTCATTCCTTGGGGTAATCGCCATTGCTCGCTATTTTGAGGGCAGATTCTGA
- the mnhG gene encoding monovalent cation/H(+) antiporter subunit G, with translation MAVILDLIGGVLLVSGAMFLLFGGLGLVRMPDIFNRIQAGTKTTTLGTLLTLAGAACLQPAWGWKLLLIGVFLIFTNPVSAQVLANTAHRRGAYQTPLTRIDKLAEDREGTS, from the coding sequence ATGGCTGTAATACTTGATCTTATCGGTGGTGTGTTGCTGGTGTCCGGTGCCATGTTCCTGCTGTTTGGGGGTTTGGGGCTGGTACGAATGCCGGATATTTTCAACCGCATTCAGGCTGGCACGAAAACCACCACACTGGGAACCTTACTCACCCTTGCCGGAGCTGCGTGTTTGCAACCCGCTTGGGGCTGGAAACTGTTGCTGATTGGGGTATTTCTAATCTTTACCAACCCCGTTTCGGCGCAAGTATTGGCAAATACAGCCCATCGGCGCGGTGCTTATCAAACCCCGCTGACGCGCATAGATAAGCTGGCGGAAGATCGGGAGGGTACGTCATGA
- a CDS encoding DUF4040 domain-containing protein, producing the protein MNSVMLGIAALLAVAMLGAAFVTIMAKRPATAMLAAGMISLFASVMFLLLAAPDVAMTEAAIGSGLTTFLFFFVLGRVRGGKHD; encoded by the coding sequence ATGAATAGCGTGATGTTAGGTATCGCTGCATTGCTGGCAGTGGCGATGCTGGGTGCGGCATTTGTCACCATCATGGCGAAACGCCCCGCTACCGCCATGTTGGCAGCGGGCATGATCAGCCTGTTTGCGTCGGTCATGTTTTTATTGCTTGCCGCCCCCGATGTGGCAATGACGGAAGCCGCGATTGGCAGTGGCTTAACCACCTTCTTATTTTTCTTTGTGCTAGGGCGAGTACGTGGAGGCAAACATGATTAG
- a CDS encoding MnhB domain-containing protein, with the protein MIRRFAVFLLLLGLGVIFAKLLLGYTASEELNLTARYYAEHTAQDLGAANIVTAIIVTYRGLDTLGEVTVLFLTAAIIGMVLAQGRKQQALQRQLPASGELLTTGSRLLVPLILLLGAYVFINGHLTPGGGFQGGAIIASAALLLLLTDPLKRFSHRLIARVEALSGLVFITIGVLGMVYASGFLDSRLLPSGTFGTLFSAGVIPVIYSVIGLKVGAEFTSMLTNLAETEQS; encoded by the coding sequence ATGATTAGGCGTTTTGCCGTATTCCTATTGCTGTTGGGCTTGGGTGTAATCTTTGCCAAGCTGTTGCTGGGCTATACAGCAAGCGAGGAACTCAACCTGACGGCACGTTACTACGCGGAACACACCGCGCAAGATTTGGGTGCTGCCAATATCGTCACGGCGATTATTGTCACTTACCGGGGGCTGGATACACTGGGCGAAGTGACCGTGTTGTTTTTGACCGCTGCCATTATTGGCATGGTGTTAGCCCAAGGGCGCAAGCAACAAGCGTTACAACGGCAATTACCCGCTTCTGGGGAATTATTGACGACGGGTAGCCGTTTGCTCGTGCCACTGATTTTATTGCTGGGGGCTTATGTGTTTATCAATGGGCATTTGACTCCCGGCGGCGGTTTTCAGGGTGGGGCAATTATCGCATCGGCGGCGTTGCTGCTGCTATTGACCGACCCGCTCAAACGTTTTAGCCATCGCTTGATTGCACGGGTGGAAGCGCTTTCTGGGCTGGTATTTATCACCATCGGGGTGCTGGGCATGGTGTATGCCAGTGGCTTTTTGGATAGCCGTTTGCTGCCTAGCGGAACCTTTGGCACGCTGTTTTCGGCGGGAGTTATTCCGGTGATTTATAGCGTTATTGGCCTCAAAGTTGGGGCTGAATTCACTTCCATGTTGACCAATCTGGCAGAAACGGAGCAATCGTAA
- a CDS encoding NADH-quinone oxidoreductase subunit K, with product MDWIAMTTGFLLILLGLYGALTNRNILRMIVSFTVANTGVNLVLVSVGYMLGRTAPILDETLAATEAVTRIIDPVPQALVLTAIVIGVGITAMMLTYAYKLYEAKGTLDIAQCRDLKW from the coding sequence ATGGACTGGATCGCAATGACAACCGGCTTTTTGCTGATTTTGCTGGGGCTGTACGGCGCACTCACTAACCGCAATATCTTGCGCATGATTGTCTCGTTTACGGTCGCCAATACCGGCGTGAATCTGGTGCTGGTATCGGTAGGCTATATGCTGGGGCGCACTGCACCGATTCTCGATGAAACGCTTGCCGCTACCGAAGCTGTCACCCGGATTATCGACCCTGTGCCGCAAGCGCTAGTATTGACCGCGATTGTTATCGGGGTAGGCATTACCGCGATGATGCTGACTTATGCCTACAAATTGTATGAAGCCAAAGGCACGCTCGACATTGCCCAATGCAGGGATCTGAAATGGTAA